A region from the Mycolicibacterium phlei genome encodes:
- a CDS encoding enoyl-CoA hydratase/isomerase family protein yields the protein MVDLEFDDGLAVITIDRPEARNAIAPETMAQLDAALDKAEGASALVLKGAGDRAFVSGGDLKQLAALRTEEEAAAMAREMRAVCDKIVAFPGVTVAVLNGHALGGGAEFATAADIRLAADDIKIGFNQVALEIMPAWGGAERLVALVGYSRALLLAGTGQILTAAEAERVGLVDRVLPRATFDEDWRAIARRLAHRPAGEIKKVMKGASVDEAVAAFARLWVSDEHWAAADKAMNRGK from the coding sequence ATGGTCGACCTCGAGTTCGACGACGGCTTGGCGGTCATCACCATCGACCGTCCCGAAGCCCGCAATGCGATCGCCCCCGAGACCATGGCGCAGCTGGACGCCGCGCTGGACAAGGCCGAGGGCGCATCGGCGCTGGTACTCAAGGGGGCCGGCGACCGCGCGTTCGTCTCGGGCGGCGACCTCAAGCAGCTGGCGGCGCTGCGCACCGAGGAGGAGGCCGCCGCGATGGCCCGCGAGATGCGCGCCGTCTGCGACAAGATCGTGGCGTTTCCGGGCGTGACGGTCGCGGTGCTCAACGGGCACGCGCTCGGCGGCGGAGCGGAGTTCGCGACCGCGGCCGACATCCGGCTCGCCGCCGACGACATCAAGATCGGCTTCAACCAGGTGGCGCTGGAGATCATGCCGGCGTGGGGCGGCGCCGAGCGACTGGTCGCGCTGGTCGGCTACAGCAGGGCGCTGCTGCTGGCCGGCACCGGGCAGATCCTCACCGCGGCCGAGGCCGAACGGGTCGGCCTGGTGGACCGGGTGCTGCCGCGTGCGACGTTCGACGAGGACTGGCGCGCGATCGCCCGCAGGCTCGCCCACAGACCGGCCGGCGAGATCAAGAAGGTCATGAAGGGCGCCTCGGTCGACGAGGCCGTCGCCGCCTTCGCCCGGCTGTGGGTGTCCGACGAGCACTGGGCCGCCGCCGACAAGGCCATGAACCGCGGCAAGTAG
- a CDS encoding AMP-binding protein — translation MRTIPVELTRRYEREGWWTPDTLGELLSRHLAQAPDAGFWVHSDIRPYAGTFADVELRARRLAAGLRKRGVGPGDVIALQLPNWMEAAVAFWAATFLGAVVVPIVHFYGRRELGHILSTARPKVFITAREFGRMRFQPDLAADVPIVALVGEDSFDVLLADEPMTDVLTTDPAGPAVIAFTSGTTSNPKGVVHSHQTLGCETRQLLANYPPDRGRQLTATPIGHFIGMLGAFLIPVLEGAPIDLCDVWDPGKVLKLMETEGLSIGGGPPYFVTSLLDHPDCTDAHRARFTTVGLGGSTVPAAVTRRLADMGFFVFRSYGSTEHPSITGSRPTAPEDKRLYTDGDPRPGVEIKLTEEGEILSRGPDLCLGYTDDELTRKAFDEDGWYHTGDIGVLDEDGYLTITDRKSDVIIRGGENISALEVEEVLLSMPAVAEAVVVAAPDERLGEHAAAVLRLRDGHAMPSLDEVRAHFKQQGVAIQKWPEELHQIPPGEDYPRTASGKVQKFLVRQQVRSSR, via the coding sequence ATGCGCACCATTCCTGTCGAGCTGACCAGACGTTACGAGCGAGAGGGGTGGTGGACGCCGGACACGCTCGGCGAACTGCTGTCCCGCCACCTGGCCCAGGCGCCCGACGCCGGGTTCTGGGTGCACTCCGATATCCGGCCCTACGCGGGGACTTTCGCCGATGTCGAACTGCGGGCCCGCCGGCTGGCCGCCGGGCTGCGCAAGCGCGGGGTCGGGCCCGGCGACGTCATCGCGCTGCAGTTGCCCAACTGGATGGAGGCCGCCGTCGCCTTCTGGGCGGCGACGTTCCTGGGCGCGGTCGTCGTGCCGATCGTGCACTTCTACGGTCGCCGCGAACTCGGCCACATCCTGTCCACCGCCCGGCCCAAGGTGTTCATCACCGCCCGCGAGTTCGGCCGGATGCGGTTCCAGCCGGACCTCGCGGCCGACGTGCCGATCGTCGCGCTGGTCGGGGAGGACAGCTTTGACGTGCTGCTGGCCGACGAACCGATGACCGACGTCCTGACCACCGATCCCGCCGGGCCCGCCGTCATCGCGTTCACCTCCGGCACCACCAGTAACCCGAAAGGCGTTGTGCACAGCCATCAAACGCTCGGCTGTGAGACACGCCAGCTGCTGGCGAACTACCCGCCCGACCGTGGCCGCCAGCTCACCGCCACCCCGATCGGCCACTTCATCGGCATGCTCGGCGCGTTTCTGATCCCGGTGCTCGAGGGCGCGCCGATCGACCTGTGCGACGTCTGGGATCCCGGCAAGGTGCTCAAGCTGATGGAGACCGAGGGCCTGTCGATCGGCGGCGGTCCGCCGTACTTTGTCACCAGCCTGCTCGACCACCCGGACTGCACCGACGCGCACCGCGCCCGGTTCACCACCGTCGGACTCGGCGGTTCCACCGTGCCGGCGGCGGTGACCCGGCGACTGGCCGATATGGGCTTCTTCGTGTTCCGCTCCTACGGCAGCACCGAGCACCCGTCGATCACCGGATCGCGGCCGACCGCCCCCGAGGACAAGCGGCTCTACACCGACGGTGACCCGCGGCCCGGTGTCGAGATCAAGCTCACCGAGGAAGGCGAAATCCTCTCCCGCGGACCGGATCTCTGTCTCGGCTACACCGACGACGAGCTGACCCGCAAGGCCTTCGACGAGGACGGCTGGTACCACACCGGCGACATCGGGGTGCTCGACGAGGACGGCTACCTCACCATCACCGACCGCAAGTCCGACGTCATCATCCGCGGCGGCGAGAACATCTCGGCCCTGGAGGTCGAGGAGGTGCTGCTGAGCATGCCCGCGGTCGCCGAGGCCGTCGTCGTCGCCGCACCCGACGAGCGGCTGGGCGAGCACGCCGCCGCGGTGCTGCGGCTGCGCGACGGGCACGCGATGCCCTCGCTCGACGAGGTGCGCGCCCACTTCAAGCAGCAGGGGGTCGCGATCCAGAAGTGGCCCGAGGAGCTGCACCAGATCCCGCCGGGGGAGGACTATCCCCGCACCGCCAGCGGCAAGGTGCAGAAGTTTCTGGTCCGTCAGCAGGTGCGGTCCTCACGCTGA
- a CDS encoding amidohydrolase family protein yields MGQLSHRVDLPFPLFDADNHLYEPPEAMTKYLPKEYKDVVQYVEVNGRTKIAIKGQISNYIPNPTFSVVARPGAWEEYFKYGNPDGKSKRELFGEPMRSIPAFFEPGPRLELMDQLGVDRTLMFPTLASLIEERLRDDPVAIHVLIHSLNQWLDEVWGFNYKNRIFTTPVITLPIVEKAIEELEWAVSRGARAILIRPAPVPGFRGPRSFALPEFDPFWERVVHHDVFVGMHSSDSGYSRYTSEWDGVAQEMLPFQTNAMAILNEWRPIQDAVASWVIHGALFRHPKLKVGIVEAGSKWMFPLLDSMAEVYKKAPEAFLGNPIEEIKNRIYVSPFYEEGIDELINLVGVDQVLYGSDWPHPEGLAEPTHYVTALEHLSVEDQAKIMGGNLSRLVTV; encoded by the coding sequence ATGGGCCAACTGTCGCACCGGGTCGACTTGCCGTTCCCGCTGTTCGACGCGGACAACCACCTCTATGAGCCGCCGGAGGCGATGACCAAGTACCTCCCGAAGGAGTACAAGGACGTCGTCCAGTATGTGGAGGTCAACGGCCGCACCAAGATCGCGATCAAGGGGCAGATCAGCAACTACATCCCGAACCCCACCTTCTCCGTCGTGGCCAGGCCGGGTGCCTGGGAGGAGTACTTCAAGTACGGCAACCCGGACGGCAAGAGCAAGCGCGAGTTGTTCGGTGAGCCGATGCGCTCCATTCCTGCGTTCTTCGAGCCGGGCCCGCGTTTGGAGCTCATGGACCAGCTGGGGGTCGACCGCACCCTGATGTTCCCGACGCTGGCCAGCCTGATCGAGGAGCGGCTGCGCGACGATCCGGTCGCCATCCACGTGCTGATCCACTCGCTGAACCAGTGGCTGGACGAGGTGTGGGGCTTCAACTACAAGAACCGCATCTTCACCACCCCGGTAATCACGCTGCCGATCGTCGAGAAGGCGATCGAGGAGCTGGAGTGGGCGGTCAGTCGCGGTGCCCGCGCGATCCTGATCCGTCCCGCGCCGGTGCCCGGTTTCCGCGGCCCGCGCTCGTTCGCGCTGCCCGAGTTCGACCCGTTCTGGGAGCGCGTGGTGCACCACGACGTGTTCGTCGGCATGCACTCCTCGGACAGCGGCTACTCGCGCTACACCTCCGAGTGGGACGGTGTCGCACAGGAGATGCTGCCGTTCCAGACCAACGCGATGGCGATCCTCAACGAGTGGCGCCCGATCCAGGATGCGGTGGCCTCGTGGGTGATTCACGGGGCGCTGTTCCGGCACCCGAAGCTGAAGGTGGGCATCGTCGAGGCCGGCTCGAAGTGGATGTTCCCGCTGCTGGACTCGATGGCCGAGGTGTACAAGAAGGCCCCGGAGGCGTTCCTCGGCAACCCCATCGAGGAGATCAAGAACCGCATCTATGTCAGCCCGTTCTACGAGGAGGGCATCGACGAGCTGATCAACCTCGTCGGCGTCGACCAGGTGCTCTACGGTTCGGACTGGCCGCATCCCGAGGGCCTGGCCGAGCCGACGCACTACGTCACCGCGCTTGAGCACCTCTCGGTGGAGGATCAGGCGAAGATCATGGGCGGCAACCTGAGCCGGCTCGTCACGGTGTGA